The Dyella caseinilytica genome has a window encoding:
- a CDS encoding NAD(P) transhydrogenase subunit alpha, with protein MSITVSALRETVAGERRVAITPEVAKKLRGKGVRVLLEHSAGAAAGFPDASYADVEFADADQISREADLLACVLPPDDTALARLREGCVIVGQLRPHDAATRIRVLAEYKLTAFSLELLPRTTRAQAMDVLSSQAAVAGYRAMLIAAENAPKFFPMLTTAAGTIRPSRVLVIGAGVAGLQAIATARRLGAQIEGYDVRPETREQVESLGAKFLQLGVSAAGSGGYARELTAEERAAQQQALAEHLKVFDVVVSTAAVPGRPAPKILTAAMVDGMKPGALIVDLAAESGGNCELTRPGERVVHDGVVILGPLNLAAGAPLHASEMYARNIYNFAELLIRDGALKPDFDDELVAKSCVVRQGEILLKA; from the coding sequence ATGTCGATCACCGTGTCCGCATTGCGTGAAACCGTCGCTGGCGAGCGGCGTGTGGCAATCACGCCGGAAGTGGCAAAGAAGCTTCGCGGCAAGGGCGTGCGTGTGCTGCTCGAACACAGCGCAGGTGCGGCCGCCGGATTTCCCGATGCAAGTTATGCGGATGTGGAGTTCGCGGATGCGGACCAGATAAGCCGTGAAGCCGATTTGCTCGCGTGTGTATTGCCGCCGGACGACACTGCGCTGGCCCGTTTGCGTGAAGGCTGCGTCATCGTCGGGCAACTCCGACCGCACGATGCGGCAACCCGTATCCGGGTACTGGCCGAGTACAAACTGACCGCCTTTTCGCTGGAGCTGTTGCCACGCACGACACGTGCGCAGGCGATGGATGTGTTGAGTTCGCAGGCGGCCGTTGCGGGTTATCGCGCGATGCTGATCGCTGCAGAGAACGCGCCGAAATTCTTTCCCATGCTCACCACTGCAGCAGGCACGATTCGTCCGTCACGTGTGCTCGTGATCGGCGCAGGCGTCGCGGGCCTTCAGGCCATTGCCACGGCACGTCGTCTTGGCGCCCAGATCGAGGGCTACGATGTGCGCCCCGAAACGCGCGAGCAGGTCGAATCGTTGGGTGCCAAGTTTCTGCAACTGGGCGTCAGTGCTGCAGGCAGCGGAGGCTACGCGCGCGAGCTCACGGCGGAAGAACGTGCCGCCCAGCAGCAAGCACTGGCTGAGCACCTGAAGGTTTTCGACGTAGTGGTCAGCACGGCGGCGGTGCCCGGCCGTCCGGCGCCGAAAATCCTCACCGCAGCGATGGTGGATGGCATGAAGCCCGGCGCCTTGATCGTCGACCTCGCTGCAGAAAGCGGCGGCAACTGCGAATTGACTCGTCCTGGCGAACGGGTCGTGCACGATGGCGTAGTGATACTGGGACCGCTCAATCTCGCCGCAGGCGCGCCGTTGCACGCTTCGGAAATGTATGCGCGCAATATCTACAATTTTGCTGAATTGCTGATACGCGACGGTGCGTTGAAGCCCGATTTCGACGACGAGCTAGTGGCGAAGAGCTGCGTGGTTCGCCAAGGCGAAATTTTGTTGAAGGCCTGA
- the cdd gene encoding cytidine deaminase, with the protein MSEHTVSNTLLDLARSARQSAYAPYSRFQVGAALQTHDGKLFLGCNVENAAYGLCNCAERTALFSAIAAGYKPGDFRAIAVIADTPEPVTPCGSCRQVLAELCDPATPVLLANTAGNTRQTTVEALLPDGFRLLPSR; encoded by the coding sequence ATGTCCGAGCACACCGTCAGCAACACCCTGCTGGATCTTGCCCGCAGCGCACGCCAGTCCGCCTATGCGCCCTACTCGCGCTTTCAGGTTGGCGCGGCCCTGCAAACCCACGACGGCAAGCTGTTCCTGGGCTGCAATGTTGAGAATGCCGCCTACGGCCTGTGCAACTGTGCTGAACGCACAGCTTTGTTCAGCGCCATCGCCGCCGGCTACAAACCCGGCGATTTCAGAGCCATCGCTGTCATTGCCGACACGCCGGAACCCGTCACGCCCTGCGGCTCCTGCCGTCAGGTACTGGCCGAACTGTGCGATCCCGCAACGCCAGTACTGCTGGCCAACACCGCCGGCAATACGCGCCAGACCACAGTAGAAGCACTGCTGCCGGATGGTTTTCGGCTGCTTCCATCGCGCTGA
- a CDS encoding nitroreductase family protein, translated as MSDALTLLQQRHSAPSRQLGTPAPDAATLRALLEASIRVPDHGKLEPFRLIELRGDDKLRFGERLTERAIRRDPHLPESKREKERMRYTFAPLVIVVVARLNAEAGIPEIEQKLCAGNVAYNILLGAYALGFGAQWLTGWAAYDPEVAQLLGLASNECVIGFVHLGTPQAEIPDRDRPVLNTLLSQWKAPA; from the coding sequence ATGTCCGACGCGCTCACGCTGCTGCAACAACGTCATTCCGCGCCCTCGCGCCAATTGGGCACACCCGCTCCCGATGCGGCCACTTTGCGAGCGCTGCTCGAAGCGTCCATCCGCGTTCCCGATCACGGCAAGCTGGAACCGTTCCGGCTGATCGAATTGCGCGGTGACGACAAGCTGAGATTTGGCGAACGCCTGACCGAACGCGCCATTCGCCGCGATCCGCACCTGCCGGAATCCAAGCGCGAAAAGGAACGCATGCGTTATACCTTTGCACCGCTGGTGATTGTGGTCGTCGCGCGATTGAATGCGGAAGCCGGCATTCCGGAAATCGAGCAGAAGCTTTGCGCCGGCAATGTCGCCTATAACATCCTGCTCGGCGCCTACGCGCTCGGCTTCGGCGCGCAATGGCTCACTGGCTGGGCGGCTTACGATCCGGAAGTGGCGCAACTGCTTGGCCTGGCCAGCAACGAATGTGTGATTGGCTTCGTGCACCTTGGTACGCCGCAGGCAGAGATCCCCGATCGCGATCGCCCAGTGCTGAATACCCTGCTGAGCCAATGGAAGGCACCGGCGTGA